From the Amycolatopsis thermoflava N1165 genome, one window contains:
- the ftsH gene encoding ATP-dependent zinc metalloprotease FtsH, whose protein sequence is MDRKRLLRNPLLWIVAVVLIFLAVNTLFDSDRGYTQVPTSQAIAQIDDNNVKEANLEDKEQQLKLSLTNKIDVDGQQVDQIITPFPSEATGSIYQKLLDHKNVKFTTTVTQQGFFTQILYYIIPLGLLLLLLMWMMNNAQGGGNRVLNFGKSKAKQLNKDMPKTTFADVAGADEAVEELYEIKDFLQNPARYQALGAKIPKGVLLYGPPGTGKTLLARAVAGEAGVPFYTISGSDFVEMFVGVGASRVRDLFEQAKQNAPCIIFVDEIDAVGRQRGAGLGGGHDEREQTLNQLLVEMDGFDSRGGIILIAATNRPDILDPALLRPGRFDRQIPVSAPDLAGRRAILEVHSKGKPLAQGVDLNALAKRTVGMSGADLANVINEAALLTARQNGHVITDAALEESVDRVIGGPARKSRIISEQEKKITAYHEGGHALAAWAMPDLEPVYKLTILPRGRTGGHALVVPEDDKQLMTRSEMIARLVFAMGGRTAEELVFHEPTTGASSDIEQATKIAKAMVMEYGMSARLGAVKYGQDQGDPFLGRSAGRQADYSLEVAHEIDEEVRKLIETAHTEAWEVLNTYRDVLDDLVLELLEKETLSRKDLERIFATVEKRPHITVFNEFGERTPSDKPPIKTPGELAMERGEPWPPPEKKPAPRQVPTPVGTAPGGSDLPGGPPYSQPEPPSNPYAPPSGGNYPPPNGGGRPYGPNGTGQWPQPYNGGNQSGPPNYGAPPGWTPATQPGGQTPWRPNQGEQPRQGDWFGGSEEGQGQHRRNPDEQDGQDRQ, encoded by the coding sequence ATGGACCGGAAGCGCCTGCTCAGGAACCCGCTGCTGTGGATCGTCGCGGTTGTGTTGATCTTCCTCGCGGTCAACACCCTCTTCGACAGCGACCGTGGATACACCCAGGTCCCCACTTCACAGGCGATCGCCCAGATCGACGACAACAACGTGAAGGAAGCCAACCTGGAGGACAAGGAGCAGCAGCTCAAGCTGTCGCTCACGAACAAGATCGACGTCGACGGCCAGCAGGTCGACCAGATCATCACGCCGTTCCCGTCGGAGGCGACCGGCTCGATCTACCAGAAGCTGCTCGACCACAAGAACGTCAAGTTCACCACCACGGTCACGCAGCAGGGCTTCTTCACGCAGATCCTGTACTACATCATCCCGCTCGGCCTGCTGCTCCTGCTGCTGATGTGGATGATGAACAACGCCCAGGGCGGCGGCAACCGCGTCCTCAACTTCGGCAAGTCCAAGGCCAAGCAGCTGAACAAGGACATGCCGAAGACGACGTTCGCCGACGTGGCAGGCGCGGACGAGGCGGTCGAAGAGCTCTACGAGATCAAGGACTTCCTGCAGAACCCGGCCCGCTACCAGGCGCTGGGCGCGAAGATCCCCAAGGGTGTGCTGCTCTACGGCCCGCCCGGCACCGGTAAGACGCTGCTCGCGCGCGCCGTCGCCGGTGAGGCCGGCGTGCCGTTCTACACGATCTCCGGTTCGGACTTCGTCGAGATGTTCGTCGGTGTCGGCGCCTCCCGCGTTCGCGACCTGTTCGAGCAGGCCAAGCAGAACGCCCCGTGCATCATCTTCGTCGACGAGATCGACGCGGTCGGCCGCCAGCGCGGCGCCGGCCTCGGCGGCGGTCACGACGAGCGCGAGCAGACCCTGAACCAGCTGCTCGTCGAGATGGACGGCTTCGACTCGCGCGGCGGGATCATCCTGATCGCCGCGACGAACCGCCCGGACATCCTGGACCCGGCGCTGCTCCGCCCGGGCCGCTTCGACCGGCAGATCCCGGTGTCCGCGCCGGACCTGGCCGGCCGCCGCGCCATCCTCGAGGTGCACTCGAAGGGCAAGCCGCTGGCGCAGGGCGTCGACCTGAACGCGCTGGCCAAGCGCACCGTGGGCATGTCCGGCGCCGACCTGGCCAACGTCATCAACGAGGCCGCGCTGCTCACCGCCCGTCAGAACGGGCACGTGATCACCGACGCGGCGCTGGAGGAGTCGGTCGACCGGGTCATTGGCGGGCCGGCGCGCAAGAGCCGGATCATCTCCGAGCAGGAGAAGAAGATCACCGCCTACCACGAGGGCGGGCACGCGCTCGCCGCGTGGGCGATGCCGGACCTCGAGCCGGTCTACAAGCTGACCATCCTGCCGCGCGGCCGGACCGGTGGGCACGCGCTCGTCGTCCCCGAGGACGACAAGCAGCTGATGACCAGGTCCGAGATGATCGCCCGGCTGGTGTTCGCGATGGGTGGCCGCACCGCCGAGGAGCTGGTCTTCCACGAGCCGACCACCGGCGCGTCCTCCGACATCGAGCAGGCGACCAAGATCGCCAAGGCGATGGTCATGGAGTACGGCATGAGCGCCCGGCTCGGCGCCGTGAAGTACGGCCAGGACCAGGGCGACCCGTTCCTGGGCCGCTCCGCGGGGCGTCAGGCGGACTACTCGCTCGAGGTCGCGCACGAGATCGACGAAGAGGTCCGCAAGCTCATCGAGACCGCGCACACCGAGGCGTGGGAGGTGCTCAACACCTACCGCGACGTGCTCGACGACCTGGTGCTGGAGCTGCTGGAGAAGGAGACGCTCAGCCGCAAGGACCTGGAGCGGATCTTCGCCACCGTCGAGAAGCGGCCGCACATCACCGTCTTCAACGAGTTCGGTGAGCGCACCCCGTCGGACAAGCCGCCGATCAAGACGCCGGGCGAGCTGGCGATGGAGCGCGGCGAGCCGTGGCCGCCGCCGGAGAAGAAGCCGGCGCCGCGTCAGGTGCCGACGCCGGTCGGGACCGCGCCGGGCGGCAGCGACCTGCCCGGTGGCCCGCCCTACAGCCAGCCGGAACCGCCGTCGAACCCGTACGCGCCCCCGTCGGGCGGGAACTACCCGCCGCCCAACGGCGGTGGCCGTCCGTACGGTCCGAACGGCACCGGTCAGTGGCCGCAGCCCTACAACGGCGGCAACCAGTCCGGTCCGCCGAACTACGGTGCGCCTCCGGGCTGGACCCCGGCGACCCAGCCGGGTGGCCAGACCCCGTGGCGCCCGAACCAGGGCGAGCAGCCGCGGCAGGGCGACTGGTTCGGTGGCTCCGAGGAGGGCCAGGGCCAGCACCGGCGGAACCCCGACGAGCAGGACGGTCAAGATCGACAGTGA
- the folE gene encoding GTP cyclohydrolase I FolE — MDSELTPGEGPVFDQARAEKAVRELLEAVGENPDREGLRDTPARVARAYREMFAGLYTDPASVLERTFDESHEELVLVTDIPMYSTCEHHLVPFHGVAHVGYIPNSHGKVTGLSKLARLVDLYAKRPQVQERLTSQIADALVRKLEPRGVIVVVEAEHLCMSMRGIRKPGARTTTSAVRGMLQTSATSRAEALELIKGRR, encoded by the coding sequence ATCGACAGTGAGCTGACGCCCGGGGAGGGGCCGGTCTTCGACCAGGCGCGTGCCGAGAAAGCGGTGCGTGAGCTGCTGGAGGCCGTTGGCGAGAACCCGGACCGGGAGGGCCTTCGGGACACCCCGGCCCGGGTCGCCCGTGCGTACCGGGAGATGTTCGCCGGGCTGTACACGGATCCGGCGTCGGTGCTGGAGCGCACGTTCGACGAGTCGCACGAAGAGCTCGTCCTGGTCACCGACATCCCGATGTACAGCACGTGCGAGCACCACCTGGTGCCCTTCCACGGCGTCGCGCACGTGGGTTACATCCCGAACAGCCACGGCAAGGTCACCGGCCTGTCGAAGCTGGCCCGGCTGGTCGACCTCTACGCGAAGCGCCCGCAGGTGCAGGAGCGGCTGACGTCGCAGATCGCCGACGCGCTGGTGCGGAAGCTGGAGCCGCGCGGGGTGATCGTCGTGGTCGAGGCCGAGCACCTCTGCATGTCGATGCGCGGGATCCGCAAGCCGGGCGCGCGCACCACGACGTCGGCGGTGCGCGGCATGCTGCAGACGTCGGCGACCTCCCGGGCGGAGGCGCTGGAGCTGATCAAGGGCCGTCGATGA
- the folP gene encoding dihydropteroate synthase has product MTTGAPDRCLVMGVLNVTPDSFSDGGRYLDLDAALAHAHEMWDRGADIIDVGGESTRPGSSRVDAETEIARVLPVVRTLAADGLRLSVDTTRAAVAEATLDAGAEIINDVSGGLADPDMAKVAASSQAPWVLMHWRGHSKDMNALAEYDDVVEDVRRELQARVDAALAAGVAPEKIVIDPGLGFAKRAEHDWALLNRLDVFLDMGFPVLVGASRKRFLGSLLADDSGAPRPPDGREDATAAVSAIAAVKGAWGVRVHNVGASLDAVAVAAAWRRGRA; this is encoded by the coding sequence ATGACCACCGGGGCGCCGGACCGCTGTCTGGTGATGGGCGTCCTGAACGTCACGCCGGACTCGTTCTCGGATGGTGGGCGGTACCTCGACCTGGACGCGGCGCTGGCCCACGCGCACGAGATGTGGGACCGCGGCGCGGACATCATCGACGTGGGCGGCGAGTCGACGCGGCCGGGTTCGTCCAGAGTGGACGCGGAGACCGAGATCGCGCGGGTGCTGCCCGTGGTGCGGACGTTGGCCGCCGACGGCCTGCGGCTCTCGGTGGACACCACGCGCGCCGCCGTCGCGGAGGCGACGCTGGACGCGGGCGCGGAGATCATCAACGACGTGTCCGGCGGCCTGGCCGATCCGGACATGGCGAAGGTGGCCGCGAGCAGCCAGGCGCCGTGGGTGCTGATGCACTGGCGCGGGCACAGCAAGGACATGAACGCGCTGGCCGAGTACGACGACGTGGTCGAGGACGTGCGGCGCGAGTTGCAGGCGCGGGTCGACGCCGCGCTGGCCGCCGGGGTCGCGCCGGAGAAGATCGTCATCGACCCCGGGCTGGGGTTCGCCAAGCGCGCGGAACACGACTGGGCGTTGCTGAACCGCCTGGACGTGTTCCTGGACATGGGTTTCCCGGTGCTGGTGGGCGCTTCCCGCAAGCGGTTCCTGGGCAGCCTGCTGGCCGACGACAGCGGTGCGCCGCGGCCGCCGGACGGCCGGGAGGACGCGACGGCGGCGGTGTCGGCGATCGCCGCGGTGAAGGGGGCGTGGGGCGTGCGGGTGCACAACGTGGGTGCGTCGCTGGACGCGGTCGCGGTCGCCGCGGCGTGGAGGCGCGGGCGTGCCTGA
- the folB gene encoding dihydroneopterin aldolase, which produces MPDRITLTGLRVFGRHGVFEHEKRDGQEFVVDIVAWLDLAPAAASDDLTQTLHYGELAQLAADIVGGEPYDLIESVAGRIADEVLKDSRLSAVEVTVHKPSAPIPLNFADVAVTVHRERG; this is translated from the coding sequence GTGCCTGACCGGATCACGCTCACCGGGCTGCGGGTGTTCGGGCGGCACGGGGTGTTCGAGCACGAGAAGCGGGACGGGCAGGAGTTCGTCGTCGACATCGTGGCGTGGCTGGACCTCGCGCCTGCCGCCGCTTCGGACGATCTGACGCAGACCCTGCACTACGGCGAGCTGGCGCAGCTGGCGGCGGACATCGTCGGCGGTGAGCCGTACGACCTGATCGAGAGCGTCGCGGGCCGGATCGCGGACGAGGTGCTGAAGGATTCGCGGTTGTCCGCGGTCGAGGTGACGGTGCACAAACCGTCGGCGCCGATCCCGCTGAACTTCGCGGACGTGGCGGTGACCGTGCACCGGGAGCGCGGGTGA
- the folK gene encoding 2-amino-4-hydroxy-6-hydroxymethyldihydropteridine diphosphokinase, with the protein MRAVLSLGSNLGDRLAYLKSVIGFFGPAVVAVSSVYETKPWGVEDQPDFLNAVCIVDDPARDEWAWLRAGQELERRAGRVRELRWGPRTLDVDVVTVDGVRSDDPELLLPHPGTPERASVLIPWLEIDPAAVLPGHGSVRDLLAARPDSDRASVRLLQPFPR; encoded by the coding sequence GTGAGGGCGGTCCTGTCCCTGGGGTCGAACCTGGGCGACCGGCTGGCGTACCTGAAGTCGGTGATCGGTTTCTTCGGGCCCGCGGTGGTCGCGGTGTCCAGTGTGTACGAAACGAAACCGTGGGGCGTCGAGGACCAGCCGGATTTCCTGAATGCGGTGTGCATTGTGGACGATCCCGCGCGGGACGAGTGGGCGTGGCTGCGGGCTGGCCAGGAGCTGGAACGCCGGGCAGGCCGGGTGCGCGAACTGCGGTGGGGGCCGCGCACGCTGGACGTCGACGTGGTGACGGTGGACGGGGTGCGCTCGGACGACCCGGAGCTGCTGCTGCCGCACCCAGGAACGCCCGAGCGCGCGAGCGTGCTGATCCCGTGGCTGGAAATCGACCCGGCCGCGGTGCTGCCCGGCCACGGCAGTGTCCGCGACCTGCTGGCGGCGCGCCCCGACTCCGACCGCGCTTCGGTGCGCCTGCTGCAGCCCTTCCCGCGCTGA
- a CDS encoding MerR family transcriptional regulator, whose product MGRADGTFTIGELSRRTGLPVKTIRFYSDEGLLPPADRTGSGYRLYDVTAMARLELIKTLRELGLGLTDVAAVLARETSVPRLARRHIDALDEQMRRLRLRRAVLRAVVKRESELEEVKLMNRLAAMSDEERARLVDEFWREVTDGLPVDAEFYERMRSAKPELPDDPSPEQLEAWIEFAELIQDPEFRAVTRRMSERHADDLRAGQAAVPAQEDWIGWSERAQKALEAGLAPDSPEGRELADDIARGWAPDGQDPADPAFRASVADRIAVGTDRRAERYWQLMAIMNGWPEVPTRVPAVEWLTAALRA is encoded by the coding sequence ATGGGACGCGCGGACGGGACGTTCACGATCGGCGAGCTGAGCCGGCGGACCGGGTTGCCGGTCAAGACCATCCGGTTCTACTCCGACGAGGGGCTGCTCCCGCCCGCCGACCGCACCGGTTCCGGCTACCGGCTCTACGACGTGACGGCGATGGCCCGGCTCGAACTGATCAAGACGCTGCGCGAACTCGGCCTCGGGCTGACGGATGTGGCCGCGGTGCTCGCGCGGGAGACGAGCGTCCCCCGCCTCGCCCGGCGGCACATCGACGCGCTCGACGAGCAGATGCGCAGGCTGCGGCTGCGGCGCGCGGTTCTGCGTGCGGTCGTGAAACGCGAATCCGAGCTGGAGGAAGTGAAACTGATGAACAGGCTGGCGGCGATGTCCGACGAAGAGCGGGCCCGCCTGGTCGACGAGTTCTGGCGGGAGGTGACCGACGGCCTGCCGGTCGACGCGGAGTTCTACGAGCGGATGCGTTCGGCGAAACCGGAGCTGCCCGACGACCCGTCGCCCGAGCAGCTGGAGGCGTGGATCGAGTTCGCCGAGCTGATCCAGGACCCGGAGTTCCGCGCGGTGACGCGGCGGATGAGCGAACGGCACGCCGACGACCTGCGGGCGGGCCAGGCGGCCGTGCCTGCGCAGGAGGACTGGATCGGCTGGAGCGAGCGGGCGCAGAAGGCGCTGGAAGCCGGGCTGGCCCCGGATTCACCGGAGGGGCGCGAGCTGGCCGACGACATCGCGCGGGGGTGGGCGCCGGACGGGCAGGACCCCGCGGATCCGGCGTTCCGCGCCTCGGTGGCCGACCGGATCGCCGTCGGGACCGACCGCAGGGCCGAACGGTACTGGCAACTGATGGCGATCATGAACGGATGGCCGGAGGTGCCCACGCGGGTGCCGGCGGTGGAGTGGCTGACGGCGGCTTTGCGGGCGTGA
- a CDS encoding DUF3180 domain-containing protein, which produces MHFTRPRELVIAGLVGLVAAYLLFRFAYGDLPRLPRPVGVTLFVLAVIEVALAFVMRSRVRSGRLVNAVSAARTVALAKASSLLGAIMLGAWAGIAGALIPRASELAAASSDLRSVAIGAVCAAVLIAAALWLEHCCRTPEDDESDPDHHPTG; this is translated from the coding sequence ATGCACTTCACCCGGCCCCGAGAGCTGGTGATCGCCGGGCTGGTCGGGCTCGTGGCCGCGTACCTGTTGTTCAGGTTCGCCTACGGGGACCTGCCCCGCCTGCCGCGGCCGGTCGGCGTCACGCTGTTCGTGCTCGCGGTGATCGAAGTCGCACTGGCCTTCGTGATGCGGTCGCGGGTCCGGTCCGGCCGGCTCGTCAACGCGGTCTCGGCGGCGCGCACGGTCGCGCTCGCGAAGGCCTCCTCGTTGCTCGGCGCGATCATGCTCGGCGCGTGGGCCGGGATCGCCGGCGCGTTGATCCCGCGGGCGTCGGAGCTGGCCGCGGCGTCGAGCGACCTCCGCAGTGTCGCGATCGGAGCGGTGTGCGCGGCCGTGTTGATCGCCGCGGCGCTCTGGCTCGAGCACTGCTGCCGCACGCCGGAAGACGACGAAAGTGATCCCGATCATCACCCGACCGGTTAA
- a CDS encoding DUF6779 domain-containing protein has protein sequence MTGEGDETRGRVVGRPWFLIGLVLAVGATIPLVVADDIRYLRLGIVAALWAALIGAFLAVRYRRQATNTEEAVAQAQEVYELELEREIAARREFELEVEAETRQRVESESRSELDALRTEIASLRDNLQSLFGGEVLLERVALTAQATRMRALHEEQRVVESGTSQPPQITAAKKREITDRPTEFIERVREKEPVRAGGRPSAPEPRRPEVSMDLPVRRVANAEPVDPERTRVQPAAKKPERPQTRPVEPSRPAPSRPDRGRPTAATTPVKREPQRVEQPTQVAKAVDPDWTPRAERSATDLSAAFPTRVTRPVQPEPSPVVPEDHPVVNETLPVEVRRLAQQGRPGGRRRRAEEDEAPAGRRRRPDEAPRVPDADEAPPGLRSDADVPASLRTPEADAGRRGAERAPEAEALPRLSVAAEAEGPARRSSAGAAVAGRRSAESTGYRSAAAISGRRSAEASGHRAADETPTGRRSAEATGHRAADEVSSGRRSAEASGHRATDETPAGRRSAEGTGHRATDETPTGRRHRPDDEAATWASTGRRAKPEPETPRGRRAAVEEDTGSHSAGRSVSELLAANGKTATPRRRRRAED, from the coding sequence ATGACTGGCGAGGGTGACGAGACGCGCGGCCGCGTCGTGGGCAGGCCGTGGTTTCTCATCGGCCTGGTCCTCGCGGTCGGCGCCACGATTCCGCTGGTGGTCGCCGACGACATCCGCTACCTGCGGCTGGGGATCGTCGCCGCGTTGTGGGCGGCTCTGATCGGCGCGTTCCTCGCCGTGCGCTACCGCCGCCAGGCGACGAACACCGAAGAGGCCGTGGCACAGGCGCAGGAGGTCTACGAGCTGGAGCTCGAACGCGAGATCGCCGCGCGGCGCGAGTTCGAGCTGGAGGTCGAAGCCGAGACGCGGCAACGGGTCGAGTCCGAGTCCCGCAGCGAACTGGACGCGCTGCGCACGGAAATCGCTTCCCTGCGGGACAACCTGCAGAGCCTGTTCGGCGGCGAGGTGCTGCTGGAGCGCGTCGCGCTGACCGCGCAGGCGACCCGGATGCGGGCGCTGCACGAGGAGCAGCGGGTCGTCGAGTCCGGCACGAGCCAGCCGCCGCAGATCACCGCGGCGAAGAAGCGGGAGATCACCGACCGGCCGACCGAGTTCATCGAGCGGGTGCGGGAGAAGGAGCCGGTGCGCGCAGGCGGCCGCCCGAGCGCGCCGGAGCCGCGGCGGCCCGAGGTGTCGATGGACCTCCCCGTCCGCCGGGTCGCGAACGCCGAACCCGTCGACCCCGAGCGCACGCGGGTGCAGCCGGCGGCGAAGAAGCCGGAACGCCCGCAGACCCGGCCCGTGGAGCCGAGCCGTCCCGCGCCGAGCCGCCCTGACCGTGGGCGCCCGACAGCCGCGACGACGCCGGTCAAGCGGGAACCGCAGCGGGTGGAGCAGCCGACGCAGGTCGCCAAGGCCGTCGATCCGGACTGGACGCCGCGAGCCGAGCGTTCGGCCACCGACCTGTCGGCGGCGTTCCCGACCCGCGTGACGCGGCCCGTGCAGCCGGAGCCGTCGCCGGTGGTCCCCGAGGACCACCCGGTGGTCAACGAGACGTTGCCGGTCGAGGTCCGGCGGCTGGCGCAGCAGGGCAGGCCGGGTGGCCGTCGGCGTCGCGCGGAAGAGGACGAGGCCCCCGCCGGCCGCCGTCGCCGCCCCGACGAGGCGCCGCGGGTGCCGGACGCCGACGAGGCGCCGCCCGGGCTGCGTTCGGACGCCGATGTGCCGGCGAGCCTGCGGACACCGGAGGCCGACGCGGGCCGTCGAGGCGCGGAGCGCGCTCCCGAGGCCGAGGCACTGCCGCGGCTCTCGGTGGCCGCGGAGGCGGAGGGCCCGGCACGCCGATCGAGCGCGGGCGCCGCGGTCGCCGGACGCCGCTCCGCGGAGTCGACCGGGTACCGTTCCGCCGCCGCGATCTCAGGCCGCCGCAGCGCCGAAGCGAGCGGCCACCGGGCGGCCGACGAGACGCCCACGGGCCGGCGCAGCGCTGAAGCGACGGGCCATCGCGCCGCCGACGAGGTGTCCTCGGGTCGCCGCAGCGCCGAAGCGAGCGGCCACCGCGCGACGGACGAGACGCCCGCGGGCCGCCGCAGCGCTGAAGGAACGGGCCACCGTGCCACCGATGAGACGCCCACGGGCCGCCGCCACCGCCCCGACGACGAAGCCGCCACGTGGGCGAGCACCGGCCGCCGGGCGAAGCCCGAGCCGGAAACCCCACGCGGCCGCCGCGCCGCGGTGGAGGAGGACACCGGTTCCCACTCCGCGGGCCGCTCGGTGAGCGAACTCCTGGCAGCGAACGGCAAAACGGCGACCCCCCGACGCCGCCGCCGCGCCGAGGACTGA